Proteins from one Sabethes cyaneus chromosome 2, idSabCyanKW18_F2, whole genome shotgun sequence genomic window:
- the LOC128735031 gene encoding uncharacterized protein LOC128735031 → MSRRPGMRTRVYASNLGVVENNYKEALARLEKSRRPSSADRETKTRVSPFSVRPAYDFNGSEFDDELAAARSRASRVIHEKSVIDSRSEQLRSHSLAPVPISSALLENDFDDQVQATLNRIRANKNLLSQLKSEDALEQVRTETRSKLSEQTSKKLAEKMSSLEDANDFVDRSVRKTLKIRASADNATKSALKWKDETAESFAAKRASDTKARLQDLDQEMFEFEEKQAARARRSAQLKKLLAETACDELIPATTTEQAGTKVTTGMVRFKAQKKVVSF, encoded by the exons ATGAGCCGACGTCCCGGAATGCGTACTCGTGTCTACGCCTCAAACCTCGGCGTGGTGGAGAACAACTACAAAGAAGCTCTGGCCCGACTAGAGAAAAGCCGCCGACCATC ATCGGCCGATCGTGAGACCAAGACGCGCGTGTCGCCATTTTCCGTCAGACCCGCGTACGATTTCAATGGATCCGAATTCGACGATGAACTGGCGGCTGCTCGCTCCCGGGCTTCTCGTGTCATTCACGAAAAATCCGTCATTGATTCGCGATCGGAGCAGCTGCGTAGCCACAGTCTAGCGCCAGTTCCGATCAGCAGTGCCCTGCTGGAGAACGATTTCGACGACCAG GTTCAAGCAACTCTGAACCGGATCCGGGCAAACAAAAATCTGCTTAGTCAGCTCAAATCCGAAGATGCATTGGAACAGGTTCGCACCGAGACTCGATCCAAACTGAGCGAGCAAACTAGCAAAAAGCTAGCGGAAAAAATGTCCAGCTTAGAAGATGCAAATGATTTTGTCGATCGATCCGTCAGGAAAACTCTCAAG ATTAGAGCATCCGCTGACAATGCTACCAAGAGTGCCCTCAAGTGGAAGGACGAAACGGCAGAATCGTTTGCGGCCAAGCGGGCTAGTGACACCAAAGCTCGCCTGCAGGATCTGGACCAAGAGATGTTTGAGTTCGAGGAGAAGCAAGCCGCCCGAGCCCGCCGCTCGGCCCAACTGAAGAAGCTGCTGGCAGAAACGGCGTGCGATGAGCTGATTCCGGCCACCACAACCGAACAAGCTGGCACGAAGGTGACAACCGGAATGGTTCGGTTCAAGGCGCAGAAGAAGGTTGTGTCTTTCTAG